In Odontesthes bonariensis isolate fOdoBon6 chromosome 22, fOdoBon6.hap1, whole genome shotgun sequence, one genomic interval encodes:
- the LOC142373325 gene encoding uncharacterized protein LOC142373325: MATQTTDISSKFKDIISNSVQIRPGPPDLGPPSVHQLKTKKEMFGTLTRMIVGEKDVKKPNKTILLVGETGAGKSTLIDALVNYIMEVAWEDEVWFQIVKEETRSQSESQTSDVIVYQIFGLEDKTLPYSLTIIDTPGYGSTTGTQRDFIVRERLFDLFRSEDGVHEVHAVGLVLKATENRLSERLMYILDSVMSLFGKDMQKNIVALITHSDGRRPGNALQALEAAKIKSSRNEKNQPVHFLFDNCQHEERTEETEIYLENAWRVTSRGMGQFKTFLEKSSPQQQTVTSEVKKECIRLTACIQNLQERIRFNELKQRDIRQAREHLEVYKDVKPIRAEVCELGFEAAVCCKKCKENCHYPGCTMALNPQHCEVMTNGFCTSCSGKCPASDHVKVNWRYVIRTRKAQRTEHPQTLNELTAEESQLLNEAYQHVVRLKQVALNVDSVSTSVLLDFLMEKMKEKGDKEKLQELEKIDKQMDDETRAALKHKMRSISSNYEDLTSESIQIRPGPPSVHQLRTKKEMFGTLTRITVGEKDVKKPNKTVLLVGETGAGKSTLIDALVNYTLGVEWEDEVWFQIVKEEKRRQLESQTSDVIVYQIFGFEGKTLPYSLTIIDTPGYGSTRGPEEDAVVGQRLFDLFRSEDGVHEVHAVGLVLKATENRLSDRLMYIFDSVMSLFGKDLQKNIVALITHSDGRTPGNALQALEAAKIKSSRNEKNQPVHFLFNNIQKTQRGTKEKEKADSKDSWNSTNEQIGHLSNFLQRSKPQTLKTTVDVLNERIRLTACIQNLEERIKLTELKQKEIRQIQEGLKENEKFTDEVDEVYKEKEPIDGGMRLVFYNAAVTCNVCEENCHYPGCTMAWKPEHCEVMKGGRCTACTGKCPASDHVKEKWRYVTKTKKVQKTFNDMKGKYEGKKAKPENIEKEKNQLTAERRQLLDKAFQHVVKLEQIALNFNSLSVYVHLAFLIENMKEGGDTEKVQRLEEMKRRVEEGVSSSEFNMETTKAYLNRAGKHIGELFKPKK, encoded by the exons GACAACAGATATCTCATCAAAGTTTAAGGACATCATCTCCAACAGTGTTCAGATCAGACCAGGACCTCCTGATCTTGGACCTCCTTCTGTCCACCAgctgaaaacaaagaaagagatGTTTGGAACTCTGACAAGAATGATTGTTGGTGAAAAAGATGTGAAGAAGCCAAATAAAACCATCTTACTTGTTGGTGAAACAGGAGCAGGAAAATCTACTCTGATTGATGCTCTGGTGAACTACATCATGGAAGTGGCGTGGGAGGATGAAGTCTGGTTTCAGATTGTAAAGGAGGAGACAAGAAGTCAGTCAGAAAGTCAGACATCAGATGTGATCGTGTACCAGATTTTTGGTTTAGAAGATAAAACTCTGCCCTACTCTCTGACCATCATCGATACTCCTGGATATGGAAGCACTACAGGGACCCAGCGGGATTTCATTGTAAGGGAAAGATTATTTGACTTGTTTCGCTCAGAGGATGGAGTTCATGAAGTTCATGCAGTGGGTCTGGtgctgaaggcgactgagaaTCGACTGAGTGAGCGACTGATGTACATCTTAGATTCAGTGATGTCTCTGTTTGgaaaagacatgcagaaaaaCATCGTAGCTCTCATCACACACTCAGATGGAAGAAGACCTGGAAATGCTCTTCAAGCTCTTGAAGCTGCAAAGATTAAAAGTTCCAGAAATGAGAAGAATCAGCccgttcacttcctgtttgataACTGTCAGCATGAAGAACGGACAGAGGAAACAGAGATATATCTGGAGAATGCTTGGAGGGTAACAAGTAGAGGAATGGGTCAGTTCAAAACCTTTCTGGAGAAGTCTTCACCTCAACAGCAGACGGTAACATCTGAAGTTAAGAAAGAGTGCATCAGACTGACAGCCTGCATCCAAAACCTGCAGGAGAGAATCAGGTTCAATGAATTAAAGCAGAGAGATATCAGACAGGCCCGGGAACATCTGGAGGTGTACAAAGATGTAAAACCTATCAGAGCTGAGGTGTGCGAGCTTGGCTTTGAAGCAGCAGTCTGCTGTAAGAAGTGTAAGGAGAACTGTCACTATCCTGGATGCACGATGGCCTTGAATCCACAACACTGTGAGGTCATGACAAATGGATTCTGTACTTCATGTTCTGGGAAGTGTCCTGCATCAGATCATGTAAAAGTAAACTGGAGATATGTGATCAGAACAAGAAAAGCTCAGAGAACTGAACATCCTCAAACACTGAATGAACTGACAGCAGAGGAGTCTCAGCTGCTGAATGAAGCCTACCAACATGTTGTCAGACTGAAGCAGGTTGCTCTGAATGTGGACTCAGTGTCCACTTCTGTCCTTCTGGACTTCCTGATGGAGAAGATGAAAGAAAAGGGAGATAAAGAAAAGTTGCAGGAACTGGAGAAGATAGACAAGCAGATGGATGATGAAACCAGAGCAGCTCTGAAGCACAA GATGAGAAGCATTTCATCAAATTATGAAGACTTAACATCTGAAAGCATTCAGATCAGACCAGGACCTCCTTCTGTCCACCAGCTGAGAACAAAGAAAGAGATGTTTGGAACTCTGACAAGAATAACTGTTGGTGAAAAAGATGTGAAGAAGCCAAATAAAACCGTCTTACTTGTTGGTGAAACAGGAGCAGGAAAATCTACTCTGATTGATGCTCTGGTGAACTACACCCTGGGAGTGGAGTGGGAGGATGAAGTCTGGTTTCAGATTGTAAAGGAGGAGAAAAGACGTCAGTTAGAAAGTCAGACATCAGATGTGATCGTGTACCAGATCTTTGGTTTTGAAGGGAAAACTCTGCCCTACTCTCTGACCATCATCGATACTCCTGGATATGGAAGCACCAGAGGCCCTGAAGAAGATGCCGTGGTCGGTCAGAGATTATTTGACTTGTTCCGATCAGAGGATGGAGTTCATGAAGTTCATGCAGTGGGTCTGGtgctgaaggcgactgagaaTCGACTGAGTGACCGACTGATGTACATCTTTGATTCAGTGATGTCTCTGTTTGGAAAAGACCTGCAGAAAAACATTGTAGCTCTCATCACACACTCAGATGGAAGAACACCTGGAAATGCTCTTCAAGCTCTTGAAGCTGCAAAGATTAAAAGTTCCAGAAATGAGAAGAATCAGCccgttcacttcctgtttaataACATTCAGAAGACACAACGAGgtacaaaagagaaagaaaaggctgATTCTAAAGATTCATGGAATTCTACAAATGAACAAATTGGCCATCTGTCAAACTTCTTGCAAAGATCTAAGCCACAGACACTGAAAACAACTGTGGATGTTCTGAATGAACGTATCAGACTGACGGCCTGCATCCAAAACCTGGAAGAAAGAATCAAACTGACTGAactgaaacagaaagaaatcagACAGATCCAAGAAGGTCTGAAGGAGAACGAGAAgttcactgatgaagttgatgAGGTctacaaagaaaaagaacctattGATGGTGGGATGCGGTTGGTGTTTTATAACGCAGCAGTCACCTGTAACGTCTGTGAGGAGAACTGTCACTATCCTGGATGCACGATGGCCTGGAAACCTGAACACTGTGAGGTCATGAAAGGAGGCCGCTGCACTGCTTGTACCGGGAAGTGTCCTGCATCAGATCATGTGAAGGAAAAGTGGAGATATGTGACAAAGACGAAGAAAGTACAGAAAACCTTCAATGATATGAAAGGAAAGTATGAAGGGAAGAAAGCCAAACCCGAAAACATTGAAAAGGAAAagaaccaactgacagcagagAGACGTCAGCTGCTGGATAAAGCCTTCCAACATGTTGTCAAACTGGAGCAGATTGCTCTGAATTTTAATTCTCTGTCAGTTTATGTCCACTTGGCCTTCCTGATTGAGAATatgaaggaaggaggagacacagagaaggTCCAGAGACTGGAGGAGATGAAGAGAAGAGTGGAGGAAGGAGTCAGTTCCTCAGAGTTTAACATGGAAACAACAAAAGCCTACCTAAATAGGGCTGGGAAACACATTGGAGAACTGTTTAaacccaaaaaataa